Below is a genomic region from Burkholderia pyrrocinia.
TCCGACGACGTGCTGGCCGACCTGCTCGCCAACGAGCCCGTGCGCCTCGCCGGCAGCGGCCCCGCGCAGGCCGACGAGGCATTCCGCGCGCGGCTCGCGGCGATCCGCGCGGACGCGCTCGATTTCGCGTTCGACGCGCCGGTGCCGGGCATCGGGACGATCGCCGCGCCCGTGTTCGATCACACCGGCAGCATCCGGCTCGTGATCGCGATCATCGGCTCGTCGCGCAGCTTCCCGCGCGGGCCGGACAGCGACCTCGCGCAGACGCTGCTCGCCGCGACGCGACGGCTGTCGTGGCGGTTCGGGTGGATCGGCCGGTAATCGCCGCGTCGCCGCCGCCTTCCTCTCCGTCGCTCGATTCCCGCTCTCTTTCTCCTTGCAAGGCCGTGCTTGCCACGGCCTCGTCGCGCCTGTCCGCGACCTGGCGGACCGCACAAATTCATGTTGCGCAGCAGCAACACAAATTGTCAGTAATTCTCATATAACGAAATCGCATTTCACAAGGCGGTGACGTTTCGCTATGATTAGGGTTATCCCTAACTCGCCACCTATATGGGGCTTCGTCATGCAAACGTCTAATGTCTCCGATCGTTCCACCCAATCCGCTGGCTGGCTCGCACGTGTTGGCGAGCTGCTTGCAGAGGCCTGGCAACTCCACCTCGAGAACTGCGAAGTCATCGCCGAAGCGCACGCGCGCCTCCCGCGCTGAGCGGTAGGACCAGGGCAGCACGGGTTTGAAATGAATGACGGTCCGTCGAGCGGACCGTCATTTGCAATCGGGCATGCTTTCCGCCGCGGCCTGCGCCGGTCTCCCGGCCGGGTTCCTGCGACGGGCGGGCGTCAGCCCTTCACCGCATGCTTCGCGGGCGCCGGCCGCGCGTCGTCATCGTCGTCGTGCCGCCGCGTCGCCTGCTGCGTATCGCCCGGCCGCACCGGGTACGCCTTCGCCCCCATCAGCCCCTTCCACAGCACCTTGTTGTACGCGACCGCATCGAGCCGGTCCTCGACCGAGAAGTCCATCCCGCGCGTGACCGCTGCCCAGTAGCGCATCCCGTGCGTCGGCTTGAGCGCCGCCGTCTTGATGTCGCCCGCCGGGATCGGCAACTGCGTGTTCGCGAGCAGGCCCGACGCGACCGCCTTGTACGTCCACTTCGACTGATTCATGTCGAACACGTCGGTCATCGGCCCTTGCGTTGCGTCGAACAGCCCGAGGTGATCGAGATTCAGCACCTCCGTGATCGTGCGGATCATGTTGACCGTCGTGTAATGCGTGCTGACGACCGCGTTCTGCTTCACGTACGGCCCGATCACGAATGCCGTGCTGCGATGTGCGTCGACGTGGTCCGGCCCGTCTTGCGCATCGTCCTCGACGATGAAGATCAGCGTGTCCGCCGCATACGGGCTGTTCGCCAGCGCCTGCGCGACGCGGCCGACCGCATAGTCGTTGTCGGCCATGTCGAGCTCCGGCGTGTTGACGCCGTCCAGCGACGACGCAAAGCTGCCGGTATGGTCATGCGGCAGGCGCAACAGCGTCAGCGCGGGCATCTGGCCGTTGGCGACGAACTGGTTGAATTCGCGCTCCCACTCCAGCTCGCGGTACAGGTCCGGATACGCGTTGTCGTAACCGCGGAAATACGGATCGGTGCGATCGACGAGCGCAGGCGTCACGCTGTACCCCTGCACCTTGTTGTCGGCGAACGGCGCGCGATCCATCGGAATCGCGTTCGGGCCGCCGTTGCGCGAGATATCCATGAAGAAGCCGTAGTTGCGCACCGTCAGCCCCGCGCGCAGCGCAGCGTTCCAGATATAGCCCTGCTGCACGGCGTCGGACGGGCCGTCCGGCGCCGACACGTCGGCCGTGCCGGGCAGCAGGTCGGGGTCGGCCGGCGTGAGCGGGTTCGCCGTCGTACGTTGCGCGCCGGTCAGGCCGACGTCGACGTTTCGGTTCTGGCCTTCCCAGTCGTAAGAGCCGCCACGCGAGCCGCTGCGCACCGGGCTGCCGGCATAGTTGACGGGCAGCATCTTCGCGCCGGCGTCGGATTCGCGCGCGCCGGTCGACCACGGCCAGCCGTTGCCGCTCACGTCGCCGGAATCGTGGAAGTTGTCGAGCGTGACGAACGTCTTCGCGAGCGCGTGCATGCTCGGCGTCGTCGCGTCCGGGAACTCGGCCAGCGACGGATCGCCGTTCCCGCGGCCCAGATCGCCGAGGACCTGGTCATACGTGCGGTTCTCCTTGACGATATAGATCACGTGCTTGATCTTCTGCCGCAGCGCGTTCATCGTCGCGACGTCGGCGCTGGAAAGCGCGGCATTGAAGCTGTTGTTGTCGGCAACCTGCTTCGTCAGCAGACCGAGCGTCGCGCTGTCCGGCGCGGGCATCCACATGAAGCCGCCCTTGCTCAACTGCTCGATGTACTGGTTCTCCACCAGGTGCACGGGCGAGTTCTTGACCGGGCACGGCACGGTCCGGCCGCTGTCCTTGCAGTTACCCGGATTCGGCCCCGGCATGTTCTTCGTGTAGACCATGTAGAGCGCGTTGTTCGCGCCGACCGCGACGTCGGACGGATACCATCCGGTCGGAATCAGTCCGGTCACTTTCGCCGTATCGCCGGACAGCGAGACGACCGCGACGTCGTTGGTGCCGCGATTGGTCACGTACAGCGCGGTTTCGTCCGGCGACAGCGCAAGCCCGTTCGGCGACGCGCCGCGATACTGCATTTCCGTGACGAGCCCCGCGGGCGCAACCGTCGACACGCTCGACACCACCTTGTTCGATGTCGTATCGATCACCGACACGATGTCGGCGTTGTCGGACGCGACGTAGAGGCGCGTCTGCGCCCGGTTCAGCACCATCTTGTTCGGATTGCCCTTGACCGGGATACGCGTGACGACCTGCGGCGCATTGGTCGAGATGTCGACGACGACGATCTCCCGATCGCGTTCGCTCGACACGTAGGCCGTCTTGTTGCCGACGATGCGCACTGCGTTCGGATATTCGCCGCCGGGCGCGCCCGCTGCGCCGCCGCTCTTGCCCGGCCGGAGATCGCGTTCGGCCAGAACGGCGCCGGCCGCGACATCGACCAGCGTGACGGAGTCGTGATAGCGGTTTGCCACGACCGCGCGCTTGCCGTCCGCCGTCACGTCGACGCCGGTCGCGAGCGGCGAGCTGCCAAGGCCGTTGCCGCCCTTGTGATTCAGCGCGATCGGCGCGCCGGCTTCGCCCCACACGCCCTGCGACAGCGCAAACACATGCAGGTTGTCGTCGCCGCCGCCCGTCACGTAGAAATGCTGGCCGTCCGCCGCGAACGCAATGCCGACGTAGGTATTCGGCACCGGCAGCACCTGCTTCTTCACCGGCGTGCCGCCCGACACGTCGAACACGAACACGTACTCGCTCGAATCCGCACTGATCAGCTTGCCGCCCGCATCGAGCCTGTTGTTGTAGCCGCTCGTCAACACGAGCAGCGTCTTGCGGTCCGGGCTGAGCGCCTCCGACACCGGCTGGCCGGCGATCAGGTCCGGCACATCCTGCAGCCCCGGATTCAGCGCGACGAGCGTCGTGCCAGGCGCGGCCGACGGCGTGACGCGCTGTCCGGTCGACAGCAGCGTCGACGTGGTGTCGCCGAGCGTCGCGGTCGTGTTCACGGAATCGCTGTTGCACGCGGTCAATGTCGCGGCAACCGCTCCGGCAAGGACGAGAATCTTGTACACGGATGCTCCTGGTCGTCGAATGAGAACGTTTTCACCGCCCCACCGAAACGAGCGGTAATAATTCGTAACGAACAGCAGGATATTGACCGTGGGTGAACCACCGGTGACGGCAACCTTGCCGAAGGCATTCAAGCGCTTTCGTTTCGCCTTCCATCACGGCTCGGTGCGCGCGCCGGCCCGTGCGCATTGCGCGTCGACGACGGCCGCGCATGCCGATCGCGGGCGATGGGCAACCCGCGCGGTGCGGCGCGCGCAGCGACCCGCGCCCCGAACGTTCACACCTGGATCGAAGGCACATCCTTCATGCAGCGCAGCGCGAACATCGAGCGGCTGTGACGGATGCTCGAGATCCTGTACAGCTTTTCCCGCAGGAACCGCTCGTAGCCGGCCGTGCCGTCCACGGCGACCTTGATCCAGTAGTCGTACTCGCCCGACACCAGATACGCTTCGAGCACTTCCGGCAGCGCGGCCAGTTCCGCGCCGAAACGCGCCAGCGCATCGTCTTCGTGACGATCGAGCGTGACTTCGAGGATCACGATGTCCGCGTAGCCGAGCATGCGCTGGTTGACGAGCGCGACGTAACCGTCGATGTAGCCGTCGGCTTCGAGCTGCCGCGTGCGGTTCCAGCACGCGGTCGTCGACATGCCGATCTGTTCGGCCAGTTCGGCGTTCGACAGGCGCGCATTTTTCTGCAATGCACCAAGGATCTTGCGGTCCTGATTGTCGAGCGTTTTCGGCGTGCGTTCGCGGTTGGCCATGATGAGAAGAATCTTCTACTGAAAATCGGCATTCTATCTGAACAGGATTCCGGTTTCAGACCCGTTTCGCCGGAAAACAGGAAGCCTTTTAACCGGCCCGCTTGATACATTTTCTCCATGCCTGTTGCCCGGCACGCTCCCCGCGACAACCCCTTCGCACCGGGACGCACGGCCGCAATCACGAGTTGCGGTGCCGGACAAGCAGGCATGCGATTCCCCGCCGCCCGCACGCCTATCCGACCGCGTGCGGAGCCGGTGCCTGCGTCCCCGTTCTTGCACTTCCCGTCATGTCGTTCAGGCTTTATCTGTCGTTCCTCGCTGCTTCCGCCGTTCTCATCTACGCGCCCGGCCCCGTCAACCTGCTCACGATGAACCAGGCGCTGCGCGCCGGCTGGCGCCGCGCGCTGCCGTGCGTGTGGGGCGGCACGCTCGCCGTGCTGCTGCAACTCGCGCTGACCGCGCTGTGCCTGAATTCGCTGGTCCACATCAATGAGCATGCGCTGACCGTGTTGCGCTGGGCCGGCGCCGCGTATCTCGTGTGGCTCGGCGGCAAGCAATGGCTCAGCCGCGCGCCGGCCAATGCGCCTGCCGCTTCGGCGGATGCCGGAGCCGGAGCCGGAGCCGGAGCCGGAGCCGCGATCGTCCCGCAGGACACCGACACCGGACGCGCGCTGTTCTGGCGCGGCGTCGCGACGTCGGGCCTGAATCCGAAGACGCTGCTGTTCTTTCCGTCGTTCTTTCCGCAGTTCATCAGCCCGACTGCCGACTGGAGCCTGAATCTTCAATTCCTGCTGCTTGCCGCGACGTTCGCGCTGCTGTTCGCGGGCGGCGTCGCATCGATGGCGCTGTTCTCGCACCGGCTGAGCCGCGCATTGCAGCGGCCGGCGCGGATGCGCGCGATGAACCGCGTGACGGGCGGGTTGCTCGTCGGGATGGGCGCGATCATGGTCGGCTGGAACTGAGCGAGCAGCGCAACCTCGGACGGCTGCGCCTGCCGAAACCCGACATGGTGTTTTCGCCGCTGCAACTCGCGGGCGAGTTTCTCGCGCGCACGCTCAACGACGAACCGGTCGACAAGTCGGTGATCTCGCACCTGCTGTACGTGCACGGCCGATGCCGCATGATGCGTTGAGCCGTTGAGCCGTTGAGCCGTTGAGCCGTTGACAGTGTGACCCACGGCCACCGGCGCTCGGCCGGTACAATCGCGCGATGTCCGAATTGCTCACTTACGGCGGCCTGTTCGCCGTGTCGATGGTCGCCGCGACCCTGTTGCCGCTCCAGTCCGAAGCCGTGCTCGCCGGCCTGCTCCTCGCCGAGCGCGAACCCGTGTGGGCGCTGGTGCTCGTCGCGAGCATCGGCAACGTCGCCGGCTCCGCGATCAACTGGGCGCTCGGGCGCGGCATCGAGCATTTCCGCGACCGCCGCTGGTTTCCGGTCAAGCCGTCCGCGCTCGCGCGCGCCGAGCGCTGGTATGCGCGCTACGGCCGCTGGTCGCTGCTGCTGAGCTGGGCGCCGGTGATCGGCGATCCGCTGACGATGATCGCCGGCGTGCTGCGCGAGCCGCTGCCGACCTTTCTCGCAATCGTCACGATCGCGAAGGTCGGTCGTTATCTGGCGGTCGCGTGGCTCGTGACGGTCTGACGCGGCCTTTCCTCCGCCGACGGCGCCTGCTCGCGCCACCACCGGCTTCGCATCGCTAAAGAATTCGCCAAAGCTGCCGTATTCCTTACGATGTGCGGTGACGCGTGCGTTCCGCCCCTCTCCCTCCCCACTCAGGATGCCGTATGAGATTGACCCAATTGGGCCGGGTGAGCGTCGGCGCGCGCCTTGCCGCGCTGGCGTGCGCGCTCGTTGCACTGCTGTTCACCGTTTTCGCTTGGGCGCTCGCCCATTTTGCCAGCCAACAACTCGCGGACGAGGCGCACGCGCGAATCGCCGACAAGGAGCAGTCGATCCGTGCGATGGTCGAGATGTTCGACAAGGCGCTGTCGGCCGAAGCCAGTCGCTCGATGTCGCTGTTCGCGAGTTTCCTCCCCGCCGATTTCTCGCTCGACCCGGCGCGCACCGTCGACATCGGCGGCGTTGCCGCGCCCACGCTTTCCGCGGGCGGCCAGCCGCTCGACCTCGATTACTCGATTCCCGACCAGTTCCTGAAGAAAAGCGGCGCGATCGCGACGATCTTCGCGCGCGACGGCGACGATTTCGTGCGCATCACGACGTCGCTGAAGAAACAGGACGGGGCACGCGCGGTCGGCACGCGCCTCGATCGCGCGAGCCCCGCGTACGCGCCGCTCGTCGCCGGGCGCAGCTACACGGGCCTCGCCAAACTGTTCGGCCGGTCGTACATCACGCAGTACAAGCCGGTCACCGACGCAACCGGCCGCGTGATCGGCGCACTGTTCGTCGGTCTCGACGTCGGCGCCGAGCTGCAAGTCGTCCAGGACGGCATCCGTGCGTTGAAGGTCGGCGAGAACGGCTACTACTTCGTGCTCGACGCATCGCCGGGCGCATCGCGCGGCACCCTCGTCGTCCATCCCGACGCAGCCGGCCAGCGCGCCGACGACTCGCGCGCGCCGTACACGCAGATGCTCGCGGCCGGCCAGGGCCGGCTCGCGTATACGTCGGCCGACCCGGCCGCGCACGACAGCCAGCCAACCGCGAAATTCGTGTCGTTCACGACGATTCCGCAGTGGCAGTGGCTGGTCGGCGGCATCGCGGTCGACGACGAACTGCTCGCCGGCATGCGCACCCTCCGCGACCGCTTCCTGATGATCGCAGCCGTGCTCGTCGCGGCGTTCGCGGCGCTGTTCGTCGTCGTCGTGAAGCGCGTCGTGAGCCGGCCGCTCGACGCGGCGGCACGTGCTTCCGAACGCTACGCGGCGGGCGACCTCAGCGTGCGGATCCGCGACGGCGAGGCGGCACGCAGTGCCGCGGGCAACGACGAGATCGGCCGGCTCGTGCAGGCAGTCGACGGGATCGGCGACGGCCTGGCGCGGATCGTCGCACAGGTACGCAGCGGCTCGGCCGGCATCGCGCGCGGCATGGTCGGCATCGCGGCCGGCAGCGGTAACATCGCCGCGCGGATCGCGACGCAGGCGAGCAGCGTCGAACAGACGGCGGCCAGCATGGAGCAGATCACGGCCGCCGTGCAGCAGAACGCCGAGCACGCGGCGCAAGCGAACGCGCTGGTCGCGAACGCATCGGCCGCCGCGACCGACGGCGACGCGGCAGTACAGCGCGTGGTCGCGACGATGGACGAAATCGGCCGTGCAACGCGCCGGATCGCCGAAATCACGAGCGCGATCGAAGGCATCGCATTCCAGACCAACATCCTGGCGCTGAACGCAGCCGTCGAGGCCGCCCGCGCGGGCGAGCACGGCAAGGGCTTCGCGGTGGTCGCGGCCGAAGTGCGCGCGCTCGCGCAGCGCAGCGCGGCCGCGGTCAAGGAAATCGACGCGCTGAGCGCCGAATCGTCGACGACCGTCGAACAGGGTTACCGAATCGCCGACGCGGCGCGCGGCACGATGCGCGACATCGTCGCCCGCGTCGATCAGGTCCGCACGCTGATCGGCGAGATCAGCGCCGCGTCGCGAGAGCAATCGGCCGGTATCGAGCAGGTGAACCAGGCCGTTACGCAGATCGGGGAGGCCACGCAGCAGAATGCGACGCTGATCTCGGATGCAGAACGCGCGGCCGTCGCACTGCGCGACCAGGCCGCGCAACTGTCGGAAGCCGTCAGCGTGTTCCGGCTCGAGCGCGACGCATGAGCGTCGACCGGCGGCGAGCGGTGGCCGCTCGCTGCCTACTTCTTCTCCCCCGCCAGGTCGATCGCCTTGTCCGATCCGACCGCATTGCGCAACTGGAACTTCTGGATCTTGCCGGTCGACGTCTTCGGCAGCTCGCCGAAGCGCACGGCCTTCGGCACCTTGAAGCCCGCGAGCAGTTGCCGGCAGTGCGCGACGATTTCCTCCTCGGTCGCGCTCGCGCCTTCGCGCAGCTCGACGAACGCACACGGCACCTCGCCCCATTTCGGGTCGGGCATCGCAACGACAGCCGCAACGGCGACGGCCGGATGCCGGTACAGCGCGTCCTCGACCTCGATGCTCGAGATGTTCTCGCCGCCCGAAATGATGATGTCCTTGCGACGGTCCTTGATGCGGATATAGCCGTCCGGCGTCAGCACGCCGAGATCGCCCGTATGAAACCAGCCGCCGTGGAACGCCTCGTCGGTCGCCTTCGGGTTCTTCAGGTAGCCCTTCATGCAGATGTTGCCGCGGAACATGATCTCGCCGAGCGTCTCGCCGTCGGCCGGCACCGGCGCCATCGTGTCGGGATCGAGCACCGTCGCGCCCGCTTCGAGGTGGTAGCGCACGCCCTGGCGCGCATTGAGCCGCGCGCGCTCTTCATCGGAAAGTTCTTCCCAGTGCGACTGCTTCGCGCACACGGTCGCCGGGCCGTAAACCTCGGTCAGCCCGTACACGTGCAGCAGGTCGAAGCCGATTTCCTTCATCTTCGCGATCACGGCCGGTGCAGGCGCCGCGCCCGCGACCATCGCGTGCACCGTGTGGTCGATCCCTTCGCGGAATTCGGCCGGCGCGTTCGCGATCGCGCTCTGCACGATCGGCGCGCCGCAATAGTGCGTGATGCGTTCGCGGCGAATCAGGTCGAACACGGTCTTCGCGTCGAACTTGCGCAGGCACACATTCACGCCGGCGCGCGCCGCGACGGCCCACGGGAAGCACCAGCCGTTGCAGTGGAACATCGGCAGCGTCCACAGATACACCGCGTGCTTCGGCATGTCCCATTCGAGGAGGTTGCTGATCGCCGCCAGATACGCGCCGCGATGGTGGTAGACCACGCCCTTCGGATCGCCGGTCGTGCCGGACGTATAGTTCAGCGCAATCGCGTCCCATTCGTCGGCGGGCGGCGTCCATGCGTAGTCGGCATCGCCGCCGGCGACGAACGCTTCATAGTCGGTCGCGCCCGCGAACCGGTCGGGATCGGCCGGCATCGCATCGGCCACGCTGACGATCTTCAGGCCCGGCACTTCGAGCGCCGCGCGATGCGCGAGCTCCGCGTATTCGGTATCGACGATCAGCACCTTCGCCTCGCCGTGACGCAGCATGAACAGCACCGACGGCACGTCGAGCCGCGTGTTGATCGTGTTCAGCACGGCGCCGGCCATCGGCACGCCGAAGTGCGCCTCGACCATCGCCGGGATGTTCGGCAGCATCGCCGCGACGGTGTCGCCGCGCTCGACGCCGGCCTGCGCGAGCGCGCTCGCCAACTGCTTCGCGCGCGCGTAGGTCTCGCCCCACGTGCGCCGCACGTCGCCGTGCACGATCGCGAGGCGCTCGCCGTAGACCTCGGCCGTCCGGACCAGGAAGTCGATCGGCGTGAGCGGTACGTAATTGGCATCGCGGCGGCCGAGCCCGGCCTCGAACATCTGCGTCATGATCCTGTCTCCCGTGTTCTGTCGACCGGTGTGCATGCACCCCGGATCGTTTTGATGTGGTTCAATTGCCGACAGCCTAACCGGCGTTATTGTGAGCCGTCTGTCATCGAAACGACAGAGTGCCTTTCGAGCGCTGCGCGTTATCCCTAACCTCGCAAACCCGCACCCATGCACGCCCCCCTCGTTGCGCCGCCCGGCGCGGCCGCCCACCCGGCCGACGCGCTTCCCGAAGCGGGCCCGCTGCCGCCGCTGTCGACGCTGTTCGGCCAGTGCGCGTGGTTCCGCACGCTCGCGCCCGAACACCAGGCGCTGGTGCTCGCGCAGTCGCGCGTCGAGCAGTGCGAGGCCGGCGACGTGATCGCGCACCGGCTCGCGCCGTCCGAATACTGGATCGGCGTGCATCGCGGGCTGCTGAAGCTGGCGATCTTCAACGCATCGGGGCGCGGCTGCACGTTTTCCGGCGTGCCGTCGGGCGGCTGGTTCGGCGAAGGCAGCGTGATCAAGCGCGAGCTGCGCAAGTACGAGGTCGTCGCGATCCAGCGTTCGACCGTGCTGTTCGTGCCGGTCGACACGTTCCATGCGCTGCTCGACACGAGCCTGCCGTTCACGCGCTTCGTGATCCACCAGTTGAACAACCGGATGGGCGAATTCATCGCGTCGATCCAGAACAGCCGGCTGCTCGACGTCGATGCACGCGTCGCGCAGTCGCTCGCGCAGCTCTTCAACCCGGACCTGTACCCGGACACCGGCCCGTCGCTGTCGATCTCGCAGGAGGAACTGGGGATGCTCGTCGGCGTGTCGCGGCAGCGGATCAACCAGGCGCTGCAGCAACTCGAGAAACTCGGCGCGCTGCGGCTCGCGTACAACCAGATCGACGTCGTCGATCTGGGTGCGCTCGCGCGCGTCGGGATGGAGCAGATCTGAGCGCGGCGCGATGAACGAAACCGTCGCCGGCATGACGTACGCTGACGTTGCCGCGGCCGCTCGCGGATCGCAGCACGCTCACGCATTTCGTCAGCAGAATCGGCCGACGTCGACCGCGCCCCGACCTGACGATTCCGCCAGTTTCGCGACAGTAACCCGTTCCATGCCGACGCCTATCATTCGGGTTCCCTTCACCGACGCCTGATCACCGCCTGACCCGCTGCCTCCATGTGGATTGTCAATCTCGCGCTCAGGCGCCCCTACACGTTCATCGTCATGGCCATCATGATCGTGCTGGCCACCCCGCTTGCGCTGATGCGCACGCCGGTCGACGTGCTGCCCGCGATCAACATCCCCGTGATCAGCGTGATCTGGAATTACGGCGGCTTCTCCGCGACGGAGATGACGAACCGCATCACGGCCGTCCATGAACGGATCCTGACGACGACCGTCAACAACATCCAGCATGTCGAGTCGACGTCGCTGCCCGGCATCGCGGTCGTGAAGGTGTTCCTGCAGCCCGGCGCGAACGTGCAGACGGCGATTGCGCAGACGGTGTCGTCCGCGCAGGCGATCGTGCGGCAGATGCCGCAGGGCGCGACGCCGCCGCTCGTGATCACCTATTCCGCGTCGAGCATCCCGGTGATCCAGCTCGGGCTGTCGAGCACGACGCTCAGCGAACAGTCGCTCGCCGACATCGCGCTCAACTTCCTGCGCCCGCAGCTGATCACGGTTCCGGGCGTGCAGATCCCGTTTCCGTACGGCGGCCGCACGCGCGTGGTCGCGATCGATCTCGATCCGCAGGCGCTGCTCGCGAAGGGGCTCACGCCGGCCGACATCGTCAACGCGGTCAACGCGCAGAACCTCGTGCTGCCGACCGGCACCGCGAAGATGGGCCAGACCGAGTACCGGATCGACACCAACGCGTCGGCCGACACGATCGCGGACATCAGCCGCCTGCCGATCCAGACCGTCGGCGGCGCGACGACCTACCTGAACGAGGTCGCGGCGGTACGCGACGGCTTCGCGCCGCAGACCAACGTGGTGCGCCAGAACGGCCAGCGCGGCGTGCTGGTGTCGATCCTGAAAAGCGGCGACGCGTCAACGCTCAAGGTCGTGTCGGACCTGAAGGCGCTGCTGCCGAAGGTGATCCCGACGCTGCCCGAAGGGCTCACGATCACGCCGCTGTTCGACCAGTCGGTGTTCGTCAACGCGGCCGTGCAAGGCGTGATCCACGAGGCGCTGATCGCCGCCGTGCTGACCGCGATGATGATCCTGCTGTTCCTCGGCAACTGGCGCAGCACGCTGATCATCGCGATCTCGATTCCGCTGTCGATCTTCACGTCGCTGATCGCGCTGTCGGCGCTCGGCGAGACCATCAACATCATGACGCTCGGCGGGCTCGCGCTCGCGGTCGGGATCCTGGTCGACGACGCGACCGTCACGATCGAGAACATCGAGCGGCACCTGCATCTCGGCATGCGCCGGGCCGCCCCAAGCGTGACGAGCGCCCCCCTCGGGGGGCAGCGACCGAAGGGAGCGTGGGGGTCGTCGTTCGGCACGGACCTGCACGAGGCGATCCTCGAAGGCGCCGGCGAGATCGCGGTGCCCGCGTTCGTGTCGACGCTGTGCATCTGCATCGTGTTCGTGCCGATGTTCTTCCTGACGGGCGTCGCGCGCTACCTGTTCGTGCCGCTCGCGGAAGCCGTCGTGTTCGCGATGCTCGCGTCGTACGTGCTGTCGCGCACGCTCGTGCCGACGCTCGCGATGCTGCTGTTCCGCCCGCAGCAGGCGAGCACCGGCCCCGACCATGCGACGTCGCGTTTCGCGCGCGTGCATCATGCGTTCAACAACGCGTTCGAGGGGCTGCGCGCGTGGTACATCGTGCTGCTCAGCATGCTGCTCGTGCGCCGCCGCTTCTACGCGATGTGCTTCCTCGGCTTCTGCGTGCTGTCGACGGGCCTCGTGTTCGCGCTCGGCCGCGACTTCTTCCCGAACGCCGATTCCGGCAACATCCGGCTGCACATGCGCGCGCCGACCGGCTACCGGATCGAGGAAACCGCGCGCCTCGCCGACCGGGTCGAGCGAGTGATCCGCGAAGTCGTGCCGCCCGACGAGCTCGGCGCGATCGTCGACAACCTCGGCCTGCCCGTGAGCGGCATCAACCTGTCGTACAGCAATGCCGGCACGATCGGCACGCTCGACGGCGAGCTGCTGATCGCGCTGAAGCCCGGCCACCGCGCGACCCAGCATTACGTGCAGACGCTGCGCAAGCTGCTGCCCGAACGCTTCCCGGGCGTCGAATTCTTCTTCCAGCCGTCGGACATCATCACGCAGATCCTCAACTTCGGTCAGCCGGCCGCGATCGACGTGCAGGTGCTCGGCAACGATCTCGCGAGTAACATGACTATCGCGAGCAACCTGATGAAAAAGGTCAGGCAAATCCCCGGCGCCGTCGACGTGCATGTGCTGCAACGCAACGACGAGCCGACCCTGCTGGCCGACATGGATCGTACGCGCATGCAGCAGCTCAATCTCTCCGCGCAGAACGTCGCGCAGAACATGCTGATCTCGCTGTCCGGCAGTTCGCAGACGACGCCGTCGTTCTGGATCAACCCGAAATCGGGCGTCCAGTACCCGCTGCAGATCCAGACCCCGCAATACAGCATCTCGTCGGTCGACGACCTGCTCGGCACGCCGATCTCGGCGAGCGGCCGCACGGGCATGCCGCTGCAGCTGCTCGGCAACCTCGTGCAGGTGCGCACCGCCGCGAATCCGGCCGTGATCACGCATTACAACATCCGCCCGGCGATCGACCTGTACGTGAGCGTCGAGGGCCGCGACCTCGGCTCGGTCGCGGGCGAGATCGACCGCATCGTGTCCGACATGCGCGCGAGCCTGCCGCGCGGCACCGACCTGACGATGCGCGGCCAGATCGAGACGATGCGCACGTCGTATATCGGCCTCGGCGCGGGCGTCGCGATGGCGATCGTGCTCGTCTA
It encodes:
- a CDS encoding efflux RND transporter permease subunit, which produces MWIVNLALRRPYTFIVMAIMIVLATPLALMRTPVDVLPAINIPVISVIWNYGGFSATEMTNRITAVHERILTTTVNNIQHVESTSLPGIAVVKVFLQPGANVQTAIAQTVSSAQAIVRQMPQGATPPLVITYSASSIPVIQLGLSSTTLSEQSLADIALNFLRPQLITVPGVQIPFPYGGRTRVVAIDLDPQALLAKGLTPADIVNAVNAQNLVLPTGTAKMGQTEYRIDTNASADTIADISRLPIQTVGGATTYLNEVAAVRDGFAPQTNVVRQNGQRGVLVSILKSGDASTLKVVSDLKALLPKVIPTLPEGLTITPLFDQSVFVNAAVQGVIHEALIAAVLTAMMILLFLGNWRSTLIIAISIPLSIFTSLIALSALGETINIMTLGGLALAVGILVDDATVTIENIERHLHLGMRRAAPSVTSAPLGGQRPKGAWGSSFGTDLHEAILEGAGEIAVPAFVSTLCICIVFVPMFFLTGVARYLFVPLAEAVVFAMLASYVLSRTLVPTLAMLLFRPQQASTGPDHATSRFARVHHAFNNAFEGLRAWYIVLLSMLLVRRRFYAMCFLGFCVLSTGLVFALGRDFFPNADSGNIRLHMRAPTGYRIEETARLADRVERVIREVVPPDELGAIVDNLGLPVSGINLSYSNAGTIGTLDGELLIALKPGHRATQHYVQTLRKLLPERFPGVEFFFQPSDIITQILNFGQPAAIDVQVLGNDLASNMTIASNLMKKVRQIPGAVDVHVLQRNDEPTLLADMDRTRMQQLNLSAQNVAQNMLISLSGSSQTTPSFWINPKSGVQYPLQIQTPQYSISSVDDLLGTPISASGRTGMPLQLLGNLVQVRTAANPAVITHYNIRPAIDLYVSVEGRDLGSVAGEIDRIVSDMRASLPRGTDLTMRGQIETMRTSYIGLGAGVAMAIVLVYLLIVVNFQSWLDPLIIISAMPAALAGIAWMLFITGTHLSVPALTGAIMTVGVATANSILVVSFARQRLAAGAPPLTAALEAGATRIRPVLMTALAMIIGMVPMALGLGEGAEQNAPLGRAVIGGLLFATVSTLLFVPLVFGGVHSRLARRRARQAGH